The following are encoded together in the Hydractinia symbiolongicarpus strain clone_291-10 chromosome 14, HSymV2.1, whole genome shotgun sequence genome:
- the LOC130625741 gene encoding store-operated calcium entry regulator STIMATE-like: MSNTTLLTSAPNTKEMGCNLNGHFGIIVQLVLAFTAFSVLIVKRLREPADERRSVMIWFCDTSKQAAGAMFIHFANVFLAMWSKSTDPCTWYFINYLLDTTVGLLVIWFVLKMLHVLASRRNWHKLKMGEYGEPPRFKTWLFQCMAYLAVMLTEKIVILILFQFNFWTGVKKLILKPISGYPKLELVVVLLLVPFVINALMFWVVDNFLMRKRRKSVKTKQLEVDPVSFTQSKKGYGTSDDEAGLHLMSNESNDTLIESGSDGEALHRRHDSTSK; encoded by the exons AT GTCTAACACAACGTTACTCACATCTGCACCAAATACAAAAGAAATGGGATGCAACCTGAATGGTCATTTCGGAATCATAGTTCAACTTGTTCTGGCATTTACAGCATTTAGTGTGCTTATTG TTAAACGGTTAAGAGAGCCAGCAGACGAAAGAAGATCTGTAATGATTTG GTTTTGTGATACTTCGAAGCAAGCTGCAGGTGCCATGTTCATTCATTTTGCAAATGTGTTTCTTGCTATGTGGAGTAAAAGTACAGATCCGTGTACTTG GTACTTTATCAATTATCTTCTGGACACCACTGTTGGTTTGTTGGTGATTTGGTTTGTGCTTAAAATGTTGCATGTCTTAGCCTCTCGAAGAAACTGGCACAAATTAAAAATGGGAGAATATG GCGAGCCACCGCGATTTAAAACATGGTTGTTTCAATGTATGGCCTATCTAGCTGTTATGCTGACCGAGAAAATAGTTATTTTGATCCTCTTTCAATTTAACTTTTGGACTGgtgtgaaaaaattaattttaaaaccaaTAAGTGGCTATCCCAAGTTGGAACTGGTTGTTGTATTGTTGCTAGTCCCATTTGTTATCAAT GCGTTGATGTTTTGGGTGGTAGATAACTTTCTCATGCGTAAGCGACGAAAAAGCGTGAAAACGAAACAACTTGAAGTGGATCCAGTGAGCTTCACGCAAAGCAAGAAAGGGTACGGAACATCTGATGACGAGGCTGGCCTCCATTTAATGTCGAATGAATCGAACGACACGTTGATTGAGTCTGGTTCGGATGGCGAAGCTTTGCACCGTCGACACGATTCAACTTCGAAGTGA